In the Arachis ipaensis cultivar K30076 chromosome B10, Araip1.1, whole genome shotgun sequence genome, one interval contains:
- the LOC110268239 gene encoding uncharacterized protein LOC110268239 produces MTSVNSFSALKALVRKADQEVVDMLPRSVEIVIGEVGDPATLKAAIEGCNKIIYCATARSTITGDLFRVDHLGVYNLCKAFQDYNNKLAQLHAGKSSKSKLVITKFKSLSSLDGWEVRQRTYFQDVVATKYDGGMDAKFEFTENGEAVFSGYVFTRGGFVELSKKLSLPLGSTLDRYWIPNK; encoded by the exons ATGACTTCAGTTAATTCTTTTTCTGCATTAAAGGCTTTGGTAAGGAAAGCAGATCAGGAGGTAGTGGACATGCTCCCAAGGTCGGTTGAGATAGTGATTGGGGAAGTTGGCGATCCAGCAACCCTCAAGGCTGCTATAGAAGGCTGTAATAAAATAATCTATTGTGCTACTGCCCGCTCTACCATTACAGGTGATCTCTTCAGAGTTGATCATCTAGGAGTTTATAATCTCTGTAAAGCATTTCAG GATTACAACAATAAATTGGCCCAGTTGCATGCTGGTAAAAGCAGTAAAAGCAAGCTTGTGATTACCAAATTCAAATCTTTGTCTTCATTGGATGGTTGGGAAGTTCGACAAAGAACTTACTTCCAGGATGTAGTTGCCACAAAATATGATGGAGGGATGGATGCTAAGTTTGAGTTCACTGAGAATGGAGAGGCTGTTTTCTCAG GGTATGTCTTCACTAGAGGAGGGTTTGTGGAACTGTCCAAAAAGCTTTCTCTACCTCTAGGTTCCACTCTTGACAGGTACTGGATAccgaataaataa